One genomic region from Phocoena sinus isolate mPhoSin1 chromosome 3, mPhoSin1.pri, whole genome shotgun sequence encodes:
- the REEP2 gene encoding receptor expression-enhancing protein 2 isoform X2: protein MVSWIISRLVVLIFGTLYPAYSSYKAVKTKNVKEYVKWMMYWIVFAFFTTAETLTDIVLSWFPFYFELKIAFVIWLLSPYTKGSSVLYRKFVHPTLSNKEKEIDEYITQARDKSYETMMRVGKRGLNLAANAAVTAAAKGVLSEKLRSFSMQDLTLIRDEDALPLQGPDGRLRPSPGSLLDTIEDLGDDPAVSLRSGTNQADPRTEISEDDMGDKAPKRAKSIKKVPKAEPLASKTLKTRPKKKISTGGDSA from the exons aTGGTGTCCTGGATCATCTCTCGCCTGGTGGT GCTCATCTTTGGCACCCTGTACCCAGCCTATTCTTCCTACAAGGCCGTGAAGACAAAAAACGTGAAGGAATAT GTGAAATGGATGATGTACTGGATCGTCTTTGCCTTCTTCACCACTGCCGAGACACTCACAGATATTGTGCTCTCCTG GTTTCCATTCTACTTTGAGCTCAAGATTGCCTTTGTGATATGGCTGCTGTCCCCTTATACCAAAGGCTCCAGCGTGCTCTACCGCAAGTTCGTGCACCCAACACTGTCCAACAAGGAGAAG GAGATCGACGAGTACATCACACAGGCCCGAGACAAGAGCTATGAGACCATGATGAGGGTGGGCAAGAGGGGTCTGAACCTGGCCGCTAATGCCGCGGTCACGGCTGCTGCCAAG GGGGTGCTGTCAGAGAAGCTCCGAAGCTTCAGCATGCAGGACCTGACCCTGATCCGGGACGAGGATGCGCTGCCCCTGCAGGGGCCCGACGGCCGCCTCAGACCCAGCCCTGGCAGCCTCCTGGACACCATTGAGGACTTAG GAGATGACCCTGCCGTGAGTTTAAGGTCAGGCACGAACCAGGCAGATCCCCGGACAGAGATCTCTGAGGATGACATGGGAGACAAGGCCCCTAAGAGGGCCAAATCCATCAAAAAAGTGCCCAAAGCTGAG CCACTGGCTTCCAAGACGCTGAAGACCCGGCCCAAGAAGAAGATCTCCACAGGGGGTGACTCCGCTTGA
- the REEP2 gene encoding receptor expression-enhancing protein 2 isoform X1, whose product MVSWIISRLVVLIFGTLYPAYSSYKAVKTKNVKEYVKWMMYWIVFAFFTTAETLTDIVLSWFPFYFELKIAFVIWLLSPYTKGSSVLYRKFVHPTLSNKEKEIDEYITQARDKSYETMMRVGKRGLNLAANAAVTAAAKGQGVLSEKLRSFSMQDLTLIRDEDALPLQGPDGRLRPSPGSLLDTIEDLGDDPAVSLRSGTNQADPRTEISEDDMGDKAPKRAKSIKKVPKAEPLASKTLKTRPKKKISTGGDSA is encoded by the exons aTGGTGTCCTGGATCATCTCTCGCCTGGTGGT GCTCATCTTTGGCACCCTGTACCCAGCCTATTCTTCCTACAAGGCCGTGAAGACAAAAAACGTGAAGGAATAT GTGAAATGGATGATGTACTGGATCGTCTTTGCCTTCTTCACCACTGCCGAGACACTCACAGATATTGTGCTCTCCTG GTTTCCATTCTACTTTGAGCTCAAGATTGCCTTTGTGATATGGCTGCTGTCCCCTTATACCAAAGGCTCCAGCGTGCTCTACCGCAAGTTCGTGCACCCAACACTGTCCAACAAGGAGAAG GAGATCGACGAGTACATCACACAGGCCCGAGACAAGAGCTATGAGACCATGATGAGGGTGGGCAAGAGGGGTCTGAACCTGGCCGCTAATGCCGCGGTCACGGCTGCTGCCAAG GGCCAGGGGGTGCTGTCAGAGAAGCTCCGAAGCTTCAGCATGCAGGACCTGACCCTGATCCGGGACGAGGATGCGCTGCCCCTGCAGGGGCCCGACGGCCGCCTCAGACCCAGCCCTGGCAGCCTCCTGGACACCATTGAGGACTTAG GAGATGACCCTGCCGTGAGTTTAAGGTCAGGCACGAACCAGGCAGATCCCCGGACAGAGATCTCTGAGGATGACATGGGAGACAAGGCCCCTAAGAGGGCCAAATCCATCAAAAAAGTGCCCAAAGCTGAG CCACTGGCTTCCAAGACGCTGAAGACCCGGCCCAAGAAGAAGATCTCCACAGGGGGTGACTCCGCTTGA